A section of the Spirosoma pollinicola genome encodes:
- a CDS encoding nuclear transport factor 2 family protein — protein sequence MKKLILLGCAAMLFNITNGQQQPTVSKQEQAAIQQVILDSKAAFDKRNLNTFFNYFIKSQALYYQVYEASGQLILAHGYPAMSHMVGSYVKEHPQPSKGKYAQLDPRVHVNGNTAWVSATGEMDMGGEKTSSRDFFVLEKQGSQWKISAIIVQDYAKGKLIVVK from the coding sequence ATGAAAAAATTGATTTTACTGGGATGTGCAGCCATGCTGTTCAACATCACCAATGGCCAGCAGCAACCGACCGTATCGAAGCAGGAACAGGCCGCGATCCAACAAGTTATTCTGGATTCAAAGGCTGCTTTTGATAAGCGAAATTTAAACACGTTTTTCAACTATTTCATTAAATCACAGGCTTTATATTACCAGGTTTATGAGGCTTCTGGTCAATTGATTCTGGCTCATGGCTACCCCGCCATGAGCCACATGGTGGGTAGCTATGTGAAAGAACACCCTCAGCCTTCCAAAGGGAAATATGCCCAATTGGATCCCCGTGTTCATGTCAACGGTAATACAGCCTGGGTCAGTGCAACCGGTGAAATGGATATGGGCGGAGAAAAGACAAGTTCCCGCGACTTTTTTGTCCTCGAAAAACAAGGAAGCCAATGGAAAATTTCGGCCATAATCGTGCAGGACTATGCTAAAGGGAAGTTGATTGTCGTAAAGTAG
- a CDS encoding methyltransferase domain-containing protein, whose translation MTANNPFQRYDETDDRQFYGQPRLVNHIDDAAVRATTNLYAEYLPVGGNILDLMSSWVSHLPTNIQYGRVAGLGMNEVELKANPQLTEYVVQNLNQTPSLSYRDSTFDGGMVTVSVQYLTQPVIVYREVARVLRPGSPFLTVFSNRMFPTKAVAIWQSLDDLGHQQLVRSYYEQTGLFDQIEVLDRSPRGWSDPLFAVVGRVKEEIGSTDD comes from the coding sequence ATGACCGCTAATAATCCATTTCAACGGTACGACGAAACCGACGACCGGCAATTTTACGGGCAGCCCCGCCTGGTCAACCACATCGACGATGCTGCCGTCCGGGCTACCACCAACTTATATGCCGAATATTTGCCCGTTGGCGGTAATATTCTCGATCTGATGAGCAGTTGGGTAAGCCACCTGCCTACCAACATACAGTACGGACGCGTAGCCGGACTGGGCATGAACGAGGTCGAGTTGAAGGCCAACCCACAACTCACCGAGTACGTGGTACAGAACCTCAACCAAACACCCAGCCTCTCTTACCGCGACAGTACCTTCGACGGGGGCATGGTAACGGTGTCGGTGCAGTACCTGACTCAGCCGGTGATTGTTTACCGGGAGGTGGCGCGGGTGCTGCGGCCCGGCAGTCCGTTCCTGACCGTGTTCTCCAATCGCATGTTTCCTACCAAGGCCGTTGCCATCTGGCAATCGCTTGATGATCTGGGACATCAGCAGTTGGTCCGTTCGTATTATGAGCAAACCGGCCTGTTCGACCAAATAGAGGTCCTTGATCGTAGCCCGCGTGGCTGGAGTGATCCGCTATTTGCGGTGGTAGGCCGGGTTAAAGAGGAGATTGGCTCAACAGACGATTAA
- a CDS encoding pirin family protein translates to MRKRTIASLYTPPDERGFLGAGHIARSVLTGGFQKTDPFIFLMDDWLDKKNDEPAGGPHPHAGFETVSLLIDGEIKEMLESMKKGDFQIMTAGSGTIHTETIEGPTKGRLFQLWLNLPRKDRQATPRIQILPAEHVPVVNKEGVYMRLYSGSLAGIQSPIQHYTPLIVAEFELQAGVGTSVQLPANFNTFLYVISGSLQIAGKDINHDQVAWLDVVDTEEDSQLTMQASEQGVRFVLYAAKPTHEAIVSYGPFIADTQAEITDLYKQYRSGAMKHIATVPEAQKLTY, encoded by the coding sequence ATGAGAAAAAGGACCATTGCCAGCCTGTATACACCGCCTGACGAACGCGGCTTTCTGGGGGCTGGTCATATAGCACGTAGTGTTTTGACCGGCGGTTTTCAAAAAACAGATCCGTTTATTTTCCTGATGGACGACTGGCTGGATAAGAAAAATGACGAACCCGCCGGTGGCCCTCATCCCCACGCCGGTTTTGAAACGGTGTCTCTTCTGATTGATGGGGAAATAAAGGAAATGCTGGAGTCCATGAAAAAGGGGGACTTTCAGATCATGACGGCTGGTAGCGGTACGATCCACACCGAAACCATAGAAGGCCCCACAAAAGGGCGTTTGTTTCAACTATGGCTGAACCTGCCCCGCAAAGACCGCCAGGCTACACCACGTATTCAGATTCTACCCGCCGAACATGTTCCGGTGGTAAACAAAGAGGGCGTGTACATGCGGCTGTACAGCGGTTCACTGGCCGGTATCCAATCACCCATACAACATTACACACCGCTCATTGTCGCCGAGTTTGAGCTGCAAGCAGGCGTTGGCACTAGCGTTCAGTTGCCGGCCAACTTTAACACGTTTCTCTATGTCATCAGCGGTTCCCTACAAATCGCGGGTAAAGACATAAACCACGATCAGGTAGCCTGGCTGGATGTAGTCGATACCGAAGAAGACAGCCAACTGACGATGCAGGCGAGCGAACAGGGGGTGCGTTTTGTGCTGTATGCGGCCAAGCCAACCCACGAGGCCATTGTTTCCTACGGGCCTTTCATCGCCGACACCCAGGCTGAGATTACCGACCTGTACAAACAATACCGAAGCGGGGCCATGAAGCACATCGCCACCGTACCGGAAGCACAGAAACTGACCTATTAA
- a CDS encoding NADPH-dependent F420 reductase, giving the protein MSYTIGIIGSGHIGRGLATHLAKTTYPVLITNRRGPASLTDLVTSIGGSLRAADFTQTIAQADVLFIAVPWSQLSDLASQLQGHNGKILVDATNNILSVSPFQLADTAGKPTGEHVAALFQTHRVVKAFNTLAAATLAQPSQSGIGNTVIVISGDDGDAKKQVADITKAMSFEPIDLGTFRQGGHLQDVGGALSGIELIKVNR; this is encoded by the coding sequence ATGAGTTACACAATTGGCATTATCGGTTCAGGCCATATCGGGCGTGGACTGGCTACACATTTAGCAAAAACAACTTACCCGGTGCTGATCACCAACCGCCGGGGACCAGCGTCGTTGACAGACTTGGTGACTTCCATTGGCGGATCGTTGAGGGCCGCCGACTTTACCCAAACCATTGCCCAGGCCGACGTTTTGTTCATCGCCGTCCCCTGGTCACAGCTATCGGATCTGGCCAGCCAACTACAGGGGCATAATGGGAAGATTTTGGTCGACGCCACTAATAATATTCTGTCGGTCAGCCCTTTCCAACTGGCTGATACCGCGGGCAAACCAACGGGTGAACACGTAGCGGCCCTGTTTCAGACCCATCGGGTCGTTAAAGCGTTCAATACCCTGGCGGCTGCTACCTTGGCTCAGCCTTCACAAAGCGGTATTGGAAATACAGTCATTGTTATCAGTGGTGATGATGGCGATGCGAAAAAACAAGTAGCCGACATTACCAAAGCAATGAGTTTTGAACCGATTGATTTGGGCACGTTCAGGCAGGGCGGCCACCTTCAGGATGTGGGCGGGGCCTTGTCCGGGATTGAACTTATTAAGGTAAACCGGTAA
- a CDS encoding GNAT family N-acetyltransferase codes for MDIQHKDNGHKGLFYVAVDGKTEAEMTYVWSGDQRIIIDHTGVSEALKGEGIGKQLVQAAVVWARGKQLKILPLCPFARAIFDKTPDYQDVLF; via the coding sequence ATGGACATTCAGCATAAAGACAACGGACATAAGGGACTGTTTTACGTAGCGGTAGACGGTAAAACAGAAGCCGAAATGACCTATGTATGGTCGGGCGATCAACGAATCATCATCGACCATACCGGCGTAAGCGAAGCCCTCAAAGGCGAGGGTATTGGCAAACAACTGGTGCAGGCAGCCGTTGTCTGGGCGCGGGGAAAACAGCTGAAAATTCTGCCGCTCTGTCCCTTTGCCCGAGCTATATTTGATAAAACGCCTGACTATCAGGATGTACTGTTTTAA
- a CDS encoding alpha/beta hydrolase, with protein sequence MSSTAQERPFKGEQDPQIFSEVRTFLQALNAGDGKPVEALSPADARQVLTGAQQSVEVDYSGITETEKTISQNGYQVNVHIVKPEQSQDGAPVFLFIHGGGWVLGDYPTHRRIVRDLVVHSGAVAVFPDYTPSPEAQYPTAINEIYATLQWVAEHGAEIGVDGSNMAVVGNSVGGNMSAVVALMAKRNNGPKLKLQVLLWPVTNADFDTGSYNLFASGRFLTKNMMKWFWDNYLPDTTKRNEIYASPLQATAEELTGLPPALVQTAENDVLRDEGEAYARKLNEAGVPVTHTRYGGLIHDYGLLNPIATVPAVQTAMLQAAAVIKAALKA encoded by the coding sequence ATGAGTAGCACGGCACAGGAGCGCCCGTTTAAAGGCGAGCAGGACCCACAGATTTTTTCAGAGGTTAGAACATTTTTGCAGGCATTGAATGCAGGCGATGGGAAGCCCGTGGAAGCCTTAAGCCCCGCCGATGCCCGGCAGGTATTGACCGGTGCTCAGCAATCGGTCGAGGTCGATTACTCGGGTATTACCGAGACCGAAAAAACGATCTCACAGAACGGCTACCAGGTAAACGTTCACATCGTAAAGCCCGAACAGAGTCAGGATGGTGCACCGGTGTTCCTCTTCATCCACGGGGGAGGCTGGGTGCTAGGCGACTACCCGACCCACCGACGAATCGTGCGTGATCTGGTAGTGCACAGTGGTGCTGTGGCCGTTTTCCCCGATTATACGCCTTCGCCCGAAGCGCAGTACCCAACGGCTATCAACGAGATTTACGCCACCCTGCAATGGGTAGCTGAACATGGCGCTGAAATAGGGGTGGATGGCAGCAACATGGCCGTTGTCGGCAACAGTGTTGGTGGTAATATGTCGGCGGTGGTGGCCTTGATGGCTAAACGCAACAACGGTCCCAAACTCAAATTACAGGTGCTGCTGTGGCCCGTTACCAATGCCGATTTTGATACCGGCTCGTACAACCTGTTTGCCAGCGGTCGGTTCCTCACCAAAAACATGATGAAGTGGTTTTGGGATAACTACCTGCCCGACACCACTAAGCGCAACGAGATCTATGCATCACCCCTCCAAGCTACTGCCGAGGAGTTGACAGGCTTGCCACCAGCGCTGGTACAAACTGCCGAAAACGATGTATTGCGGGATGAGGGCGAAGCCTATGCCCGTAAGCTGAACGAAGCGGGTGTGCCGGTAACCCACACTCGGTATGGTGGTTTGATTCACGACTACGGCCTGCTGAATCCCATTGCCACCGTGCCGGCAGTACAAACGGCTATGTTGCAGGCAGCTGCAGTGATCAAAGCGGCTTTAAAGGCCTAA
- a CDS encoding SDR family NAD(P)-dependent oxidoreductase gives MTKLQGKVAFVTGGSRGIGAGIVKRLAEEGASVAFTYVSSREKAEKLATESQSLGVNVLAIKADTSSDAEIDAAIKSVVDTFGRIDIVVNSAGLFITGTIDAAEADVVAFKKQWEVNVHGVVHTVRTALPYMGTGGRIISIGSTGGSRSAYAGIGDYAATKAALAAYTRSWARDLGSKNITANIIQPGLIDTDMNPADGPYSSSMLQSVALGRYGNPTDIGAAVAFLASDDAQYITGITLNVDGGQTT, from the coding sequence ATGACTAAACTTCAGGGAAAGGTCGCTTTTGTTACCGGCGGTAGCCGGGGAATTGGTGCGGGCATTGTAAAACGGTTAGCCGAAGAAGGGGCCAGTGTTGCCTTCACCTATGTCAGTTCACGAGAGAAAGCAGAAAAACTGGCCACTGAAAGTCAATCCCTGGGTGTCAATGTGCTGGCGATCAAAGCGGATACCAGCAGTGATGCAGAAATTGATGCGGCCATTAAATCAGTAGTCGATACGTTCGGGCGTATCGACATCGTCGTCAACAGTGCCGGCTTATTTATCACCGGCACCATCGATGCTGCCGAAGCCGATGTAGTGGCCTTCAAGAAACAGTGGGAGGTCAATGTGCATGGCGTCGTGCATACCGTTCGTACGGCATTGCCGTATATGGGTACTGGCGGCCGGATCATCAGCATTGGCTCTACCGGCGGCAGTCGCTCGGCTTATGCGGGTATAGGTGATTATGCGGCTACAAAAGCGGCCCTCGCGGCCTACACCCGTAGCTGGGCCCGGGATCTGGGCAGCAAAAACATCACCGCAAACATCATACAGCCGGGGCTGATCGACACCGACATGAATCCGGCCGATGGTCCGTACAGTTCGTCCATGCTGCAATCCGTAGCCCTGGGGCGGTATGGTAACCCGACGGACATTGGCGCTGCGGTGGCCTTCCTGGCGAGCGATGACGCTCAATACATCACCGGTATAACGCTGAACGTAGACGGGGGCCAAACCACGTGA
- a CDS encoding nuclear transport factor 2 family protein produces MDTQLLNTLQQTHLAVWNEKDRTTRDALMQTIYADDIKMYDKAFILSGSAAVSDFIDTLFAGDANFTFTIAKPMESTQHGARLYWEIRTGPQPNVLTGMDFFVVEKEKVAHLFVFMDAQ; encoded by the coding sequence ATGGATACCCAGTTATTGAATACGCTCCAGCAAACCCACCTGGCTGTCTGGAACGAGAAAGACCGTACAACGCGTGACGCACTGATGCAAACCATCTATGCCGACGATATAAAAATGTACGACAAGGCGTTTATCCTGAGCGGCAGCGCAGCCGTTTCTGATTTTATCGATACGCTGTTTGCGGGTGATGCCAATTTTACCTTCACCATAGCAAAACCGATGGAAAGCACCCAGCATGGAGCCCGCCTATACTGGGAAATACGGACCGGCCCCCAGCCGAATGTCCTGACCGGCATGGATTTTTTTGTGGTAGAAAAGGAGAAAGTAGCGCATCTGTTTGTATTCATGGATGCTCAATAA
- a CDS encoding NmrA/HSCARG family protein, with protein sequence MTVKPVILVTGATGNQGRAVTKSLLEQGEFTVRALVRNKASEKANALETLGAELVAGDYEDLASLENALQGVWGVFSMQDFAHGVDAEVNQGKTVADLAKKVGVRQFVYSSVGSANRHTGIPHFDSKYQIEAYIRAIGLPYTILRPVYFMYNYRNMQAMIDDGLIALPLSPDTKLQQLSEADYGNMVATVFADSARFLGKELDLASVSISMTELAATLSEVLNKPVRYQQLSLDRFREQAGDEMSLMFSWFESVGYSANLAELETMFFPLSSVDAYLVHHWETT encoded by the coding sequence ATGACCGTAAAACCCGTAATCCTGGTTACCGGAGCCACCGGTAACCAGGGCCGTGCTGTCACAAAAAGCCTGCTGGAGCAGGGTGAATTTACGGTTCGTGCCCTGGTTCGGAACAAGGCGAGCGAGAAAGCCAACGCGCTGGAGACGTTGGGCGCCGAGTTAGTCGCCGGTGATTATGAGGACCTGGCGTCACTGGAAAACGCACTACAGGGCGTCTGGGGTGTATTTTCCATGCAGGATTTTGCCCACGGTGTCGATGCGGAAGTTAATCAGGGAAAAACAGTAGCTGATCTGGCTAAAAAAGTGGGCGTTAGGCAGTTTGTTTATTCGTCTGTGGGAAGTGCCAATCGCCATACGGGTATTCCGCATTTTGACAGCAAGTACCAGATAGAAGCGTATATCCGGGCAATCGGGTTGCCGTATACCATCCTGCGCCCTGTCTACTTCATGTACAATTACAGGAACATGCAGGCCATGATTGATGATGGCCTGATTGCTTTGCCCCTAAGCCCCGACACGAAACTACAGCAATTATCCGAGGCCGATTATGGCAACATGGTGGCGACCGTGTTTGCTGATAGCGCCCGTTTTTTAGGAAAAGAACTAGACCTGGCCAGTGTAAGTATCTCAATGACTGAGCTGGCAGCAACCTTAAGCGAAGTACTCAACAAACCCGTGCGGTACCAGCAACTTTCGCTTGACCGTTTCCGTGAACAGGCCGGTGACGAGATGAGTCTGATGTTTAGCTGGTTTGAATCGGTTGGCTATAGTGCCAACCTAGCGGAATTGGAAACGATGTTCTTTCCACTCTCATCGGTGGATGCGTACCTGGTCCACCATTGGGAAACTACCTGA
- a CDS encoding Crp/Fnr family transcriptional regulator, translating to MVNPLIQYIQERSTIPLSETDISLLEEAFIPKKLRKRQFLLQEGEVCKYIAFIVKGATRQYTVDEKGYEHVLNLCIENWWTSDRESFHKETPSIYNIDAWEETELLLLPKANGYYERVNTIPAFNEMRIKLDDNQHMAVQKRLNMAQNYTADYRYEELTKLYPEFLQRFPQHIIASYLGITKETLSRIRHQHLKKAS from the coding sequence ATGGTTAATCCACTTATACAATATATACAAGAACGCTCCACCATACCACTTTCCGAAACCGATATCAGCCTGCTGGAGGAAGCGTTCATCCCCAAAAAATTAAGAAAGCGGCAATTCCTGCTGCAGGAAGGTGAAGTCTGTAAATACATCGCCTTCATTGTGAAGGGAGCCACCCGGCAATATACGGTCGACGAAAAAGGGTATGAGCACGTGCTCAATTTATGCATCGAAAACTGGTGGACGTCGGACCGGGAGAGCTTTCATAAAGAAACACCGTCTATTTACAACATAGATGCCTGGGAAGAAACCGAGTTGCTCTTACTGCCCAAGGCAAATGGCTATTACGAACGCGTTAATACCATTCCGGCCTTCAACGAAATGCGGATAAAGCTGGATGATAACCAGCACATGGCAGTTCAAAAACGCCTGAACATGGCCCAAAACTACACGGCCGATTACCGCTATGAGGAGTTGACTAAACTATATCCCGAATTCCTGCAGCGTTTTCCCCAGCATATTATCGCATCTTACCTGGGTATAACCAAAGAAACGCTGAGCCGCATTCGCCATCAACATCTGAAAAAAGCAAGCTGA
- a CDS encoding CPBP family intramembrane glutamic endopeptidase yields MLTDLNSFNQKSVYTLLRVWLFYILSVAILLFTSRLTKSLPTTIANLLSIALASLLTVGLVVVFARWEKLRLAYVGLKPGRQSANRFVTGYVIGASMAVMQACFVLLFGHLRLIFNPHMTAAEIGLSALLYLLVACREELVFRAYALRSLSYSMTSAIALLIILVIFISEHVLAGMGWTMALVGSGLGGLLFGISALKTRGLALPVGLHSAWNFGQWMMGFKNKNGIWEAVVEKGYEAKTETIGLVAFAGVMILAIAAVSLFYTGKNKLGRL; encoded by the coding sequence ATGCTAACCGATCTTAATAGCTTCAATCAGAAATCAGTCTACACGTTGCTTCGTGTATGGCTCTTTTACATACTTAGTGTGGCTATATTGCTCTTTACGTCCCGATTGACAAAGAGCCTGCCTACAACGATTGCCAATTTGCTGTCAATCGCACTGGCCTCCCTTTTGACTGTCGGGTTGGTGGTTGTATTTGCCCGATGGGAAAAACTCCGTTTAGCCTATGTGGGTCTCAAACCCGGCCGTCAGAGTGCTAACCGATTTGTAACAGGTTATGTCATTGGGGCTTCTATGGCTGTGATGCAGGCATGCTTCGTACTGCTTTTTGGTCATCTTCGGCTTATTTTTAATCCACACATGACGGCGGCGGAGATTGGTTTATCAGCTTTGCTCTATTTGTTGGTGGCCTGTCGGGAAGAACTGGTTTTTCGCGCCTACGCGTTGAGAAGTCTTAGTTACTCCATGACTTCAGCAATAGCCCTACTGATCATTCTTGTGATCTTCATTAGTGAACATGTGCTGGCTGGCATGGGCTGGACGATGGCACTAGTCGGTTCAGGATTGGGTGGCCTTTTATTTGGTATCTCAGCGCTCAAAACTCGTGGACTAGCTTTGCCGGTAGGGCTTCATAGTGCCTGGAACTTCGGTCAATGGATGATGGGCTTCAAAAACAAAAATGGGATCTGGGAAGCAGTCGTCGAAAAAGGGTATGAAGCCAAAACGGAAACCATTGGTTTAGTCGCTTTTGCAGGAGTAATGATTCTGGCGATTGCAGCCGTTTCTCTCTTCTATACTGGCAAAAATAAGCTCGGTAGACTGTAA
- a CDS encoding RNA polymerase sigma factor — translation MNEPDLIPHLFRTEYRKITAVLSKRFGLEHIAIAQDIASDTFLQASETWGIKGLPENPTAWLYAVAKNKAKDYLKRNTLFNQKIAQQITYELNGVENSGSEIDIDLSDRNITDSQLQMMFAICHPSIPAEAQIGLSLNILCSFGVNEIAAAFLTTKETITKRLFRAREKLRSNQVKIAFPQASEIQNRLENVLTTLYLLFNEGYYASGCDVTLRKDVCLEAVRLTNLLLESKLTSQPPVYALLALMCFHASRFEARTDSEGETVLYEDQDEGLWDENLIRQGEHFLNQSSSGNTLSKYHLEARIAYFHTIKNDTKEKWERILQLYNQLLIIEYSPMAALNRTYSLSKANGKEIAIKEAEKLNLTSHHLYHALLGELYTGIDNEKAVNHFKTSLELTHSKADRKVIVRKLSALGY, via the coding sequence ATGAACGAACCAGACCTGATACCCCATCTTTTCAGAACAGAATACCGGAAAATCACCGCCGTTCTTTCAAAACGGTTTGGTCTGGAACACATTGCAATTGCCCAGGATATTGCGAGTGATACGTTTTTGCAGGCTTCGGAAACATGGGGGATAAAAGGGCTTCCTGAAAATCCAACGGCCTGGCTGTATGCCGTCGCTAAAAACAAAGCAAAGGATTATCTCAAACGCAATACGCTGTTTAACCAGAAAATCGCGCAGCAGATTACCTATGAGCTAAATGGTGTAGAAAATTCCGGTTCGGAAATCGACATTGATCTTTCGGACCGGAACATTACAGACAGCCAGTTACAAATGATGTTTGCCATCTGTCATCCGTCCATTCCGGCGGAGGCCCAGATTGGGCTGTCGCTCAATATCCTTTGCAGTTTTGGTGTAAATGAAATCGCAGCTGCGTTTTTGACGACTAAAGAAACCATTACTAAGCGACTTTTTCGCGCACGGGAAAAACTGCGTTCAAATCAGGTAAAAATAGCGTTTCCGCAGGCCTCTGAAATTCAGAACCGTTTGGAAAATGTGCTGACCACCCTGTATCTGCTGTTTAATGAAGGATATTATGCTTCCGGGTGCGATGTTACCTTGCGCAAAGATGTTTGCCTGGAAGCTGTCCGACTCACGAATTTGCTTTTGGAAAGTAAGCTCACGAGTCAGCCGCCCGTCTATGCCTTGCTGGCATTAATGTGTTTTCATGCCTCGCGGTTCGAAGCCCGGACTGATTCCGAGGGGGAAACGGTGCTTTATGAAGATCAGGATGAAGGGCTTTGGGATGAAAACCTGATCCGCCAGGGCGAGCATTTTCTAAACCAGTCATCATCAGGCAATACGCTTTCAAAATACCATTTGGAAGCCAGAATCGCCTATTTTCATACCATCAAAAATGATACAAAGGAAAAGTGGGAGCGTATTCTGCAACTCTATAACCAACTGCTGATCATCGAATATTCCCCCATGGCCGCCTTAAACCGGACTTATTCATTATCAAAAGCAAACGGAAAAGAAATCGCGATCAAAGAAGCAGAAAAATTGAACCTCACCTCACACCATCTCTATCATGCCTTACTAGGAGAATTGTACACGGGCATCGACAACGAAAAAGCGGTAAATCATTTCAAAACGTCCCTGGAACTAACCCATTCCAAAGCAGATCGGAAGGTGATTGTCAGGAAGCTATCTGCTCTGGGCTATTAG
- a CDS encoding YciI family protein, whose protein sequence is MKDFLLIFRSPEQARPTASPEEMQANLKRWMDWFGSIAAQNKLADRGNRLAHEGKVVRPNQVITDGPYTEIKESIGGYIGVKAESLDEAAAMASTCPILLEGGNVEVREIAI, encoded by the coding sequence ATGAAAGACTTCTTATTAATTTTCAGATCTCCCGAACAGGCCCGCCCAACTGCATCACCGGAAGAAATGCAGGCGAACCTGAAACGGTGGATGGACTGGTTTGGCAGCATCGCTGCGCAAAACAAACTGGCCGATCGCGGAAACCGATTGGCGCATGAGGGGAAAGTGGTACGCCCCAATCAGGTGATCACGGACGGTCCCTACACCGAGATCAAAGAATCAATCGGCGGCTACATCGGTGTAAAAGCCGAGTCATTGGACGAAGCGGCGGCCATGGCCAGTACTTGCCCGATCCTGCTCGAGGGCGGAAATGTAGAAGTGAGAGAAATTGCGATTTAA
- a CDS encoding flavin-containing monooxygenase, protein MNKPVLDVIVVGAGHAGICVSYCLAKQGIPHLVFEQGRIGETWRSQRWDSFKMNSANKLNLLPQQAPYFEDPNAFAEAIEFALALETYAYQENLPVKEYCPVVSVLIDQEQGVFRVIVSKEGKETAYLSRRLVIASGGQNRIWVPDFANHLAKSVVQLHASQYKNAHQLPAGNVLVVGSGQSGTQIAQDLLGSGRHVFLSTARVGRIPRRYRGKDIFDWLVEIGFYNTATEEVTDPSVLKVKNPQVSGAGQRGKTSSLQSLARSGAVILGRADRAEADTIFFQPNSSSNVRYADEFSRHVKQLIDAYIQKNEVLAQLADIDLDDVPDEEAACASALTQLNLVQESITSIIWTTGFSGDFSYLPLSVLTNEQLPRHRNGVGAVDGLYFIGLPWLRKRQSAIILGIKDDVEFIVSQIVKGSFLGSW, encoded by the coding sequence ATGAATAAGCCGGTACTGGATGTCATTGTGGTTGGTGCAGGGCATGCCGGGATTTGCGTCAGCTATTGTCTAGCCAAACAGGGTATTCCCCATCTGGTCTTTGAGCAGGGACGAATCGGGGAAACCTGGCGTTCCCAGCGGTGGGATTCCTTTAAGATGAACTCGGCTAACAAATTAAATCTGCTTCCCCAACAGGCGCCCTATTTTGAAGACCCCAATGCCTTTGCTGAGGCAATTGAATTTGCGCTGGCGCTGGAAACCTACGCCTACCAGGAAAATCTGCCCGTTAAAGAATACTGTCCGGTAGTATCCGTACTTATCGACCAGGAACAAGGTGTTTTTCGGGTTATTGTCTCCAAGGAGGGCAAAGAGACAGCTTATCTCAGCCGACGGCTAGTTATCGCTTCGGGTGGTCAAAATAGGATTTGGGTTCCTGACTTCGCTAATCACCTGGCCAAGTCGGTGGTGCAACTTCACGCCAGTCAGTACAAAAATGCTCATCAACTCCCTGCTGGAAATGTGTTGGTGGTAGGGAGTGGCCAATCCGGAACCCAGATCGCCCAGGATTTGCTGGGTTCGGGGCGACACGTTTTTCTCTCGACGGCCCGGGTTGGCCGGATACCAAGACGCTACCGGGGCAAAGATATTTTTGACTGGCTGGTTGAGATTGGGTTTTATAATACGGCTACTGAGGAGGTTACTGACCCGTCTGTGTTAAAGGTCAAAAACCCGCAGGTGTCGGGGGCTGGGCAGCGTGGGAAAACCTCGAGCTTACAGTCCCTAGCCAGAAGTGGAGCCGTCATACTGGGTCGGGCGGACAGAGCCGAAGCCGATACTATTTTTTTTCAGCCCAATTCGTCCTCTAACGTCAGGTACGCTGACGAATTTTCCCGGCATGTGAAACAGCTCATCGACGCGTACATTCAAAAAAATGAGGTGTTGGCTCAGCTTGCTGACATTGATCTGGATGATGTGCCGGATGAAGAAGCCGCCTGCGCGTCTGCTTTGACGCAACTGAATCTTGTCCAGGAGTCGATCACCTCAATCATTTGGACCACCGGGTTTAGCGGTGATTTCAGCTACCTACCCCTGTCCGTACTCACTAACGAGCAGTTGCCCAGGCATCGAAATGGGGTTGGCGCAGTGGACGGCCTTTATTTTATCGGGCTCCCCTGGTTGAGGAAACGGCAATCGGCAATAATTTTGGGGATTAAGGACGATGTCGAATTTATTGTTAGTCAGATTGTAAAAGGTAGCTTCCTTGGCAGTTGGTAA